One Microcebus murinus isolate Inina chromosome 9, M.murinus_Inina_mat1.0, whole genome shotgun sequence DNA window includes the following coding sequences:
- the WNT2 gene encoding protein Wnt-2 produces MNAPLGGIWLWLPLLLTWLTPEVSSSWWYMRATGGSSRVMCDNVPGLVSRQRQLCHRHPDVMRAISLGVSEWTAECQHQFRQHRWNCNTLDRDHSLFGRVLLRSSRESAFVYAISSAGVVFAITRACSQGELKSCSCDPKKKGTAKDSKGTFDWGGCSDNIDYGIKFARAFVDAKERKGKDARALMNLHNNRAGRKAVKRFLKQECKCHGVSGSCTLRTCWLAMADFRKTGAYLWRKYNGAIQVVMNQDGTGFTVANKRFKKPTKNDLVYFENSPDYCIRDREAGSLGTAGRVCNLTSRGMDSCEVMCCGRGYDTSRVTRMTKCECKFHWCCAVRCQDCLEALDVHTCKAPKNADWATPT; encoded by the exons ATGAACGCCCCTCTCGGTGGAATCTGGCTCTGGCTCCCTCTGCTCTTGACCTGGCTCACCCCCGAGGTCAGCTCTTCATGGTG GTACATGAGAGCTACAGGTGGCTCCTCCAGAGTGATGTGTGACAATGTGCCAGGCCTGGTGAGCCGCCAGCGGCAGCTGTGCCACCGACACCCGGATGTAATGCGTGCCATTAGCCTGGGTGTCTCGGAGTGGACAGCGGAGTGCCAGCACCAGTTCCGCCAGCACCGCTGGAACTGCAACACCCTGGACAGGGATCACAGCCTCTTCGGCAGGGTCCTGCTCCGAA GTAGTCGGGAATCTGCCTTTGTTTACGCCATCTCCTCAGCTGGAGTTGTATTTGCCATCACCAGGGCCTGTAGCCAAGGAGAATTAAAATCCTGCTCCTGTGATCCAAAGAAGAAGGGAACCGCCAAGGACAGCAAGGGCACGTTCGACTGGGGTGGCTGCAGTGATAACATTGACTATGGGATCAAGTTTGCCCGAGCCTTCGTGGAtgccaaggaaagaaaaggaaaggacgCCAGAGCCCTGATGAATCTTCATAACAACAGAGCTGGCAGGAAG GCTGTAAAGCGGTTCTTGAAACAAGAGTGCAAGTGTCACGGTGTGAGCGGCTCCTGTACCCTGAGGACATGCTGGCTGGCCATGGCCGACTTCAGGAAAACGGGTGCCTATCTCTGGAGGAAGTACAATGGGGCCATCCAAGTGGTCATGAACCAGGATGGCACTGGTTTCACTGTGGCTAACAAGAGGTTTAAGAAGCCAACAAAAAATGACCTCGTGTATTTTGAGAATTCTCCAGACTACTGTATCAGGGACCGAGAAGCAG GCTCCCTGGGTACAGCAGGCCGTGTGTGCAACCTGACTTCCCGGGGCATGGACAGCTGCGAAGTCATGTGCTGCGGGAGAGGCTATGACACCTCCCGTGTCACCCGGATGACCAAGTGCGAGTGTAAGTTCCACTGGTGCTGCGCTGTGCGCTGTCAGGACTGCCTGGAGGCCCTGGACGTGCACACGTGTAAGGCCCCCAAGAACGCTGACTGGGCGACCCCCACATGA